The following proteins are co-located in the Sporosarcina pasteurii genome:
- the spoVT gene encoding stage V sporulation protein T has product MKATGIVRRIDDLGRVVIPKEIRRTLRIREGDPLEIFTAREGEVILKKYSPISELGQFATEYAETLYETLGTPALISDRDEMIAVSGVSKKEYLNRQLTSDVEEVIANRKIITEKLEKTVEWVPGQVEQVKSYCIAPIIAEGDAIGAVYLLSKVHFLGDIEEKAVETAANFLAKQMEQ; this is encoded by the coding sequence ATGAAGGCAACTGGAATCGTCCGTAGAATTGACGATCTTGGAAGGGTCGTTATCCCAAAGGAAATTCGGAGAACGCTTCGAATTCGAGAGGGGGATCCACTTGAAATATTCACTGCTCGGGAAGGTGAAGTGATTTTAAAGAAATACTCCCCGATATCTGAACTTGGACAATTCGCAACAGAATATGCTGAAACGCTATATGAAACACTAGGGACTCCGGCATTAATAAGTGACCGTGATGAAATGATCGCAGTTTCGGGTGTTTCAAAAAAAGAATATTTGAATCGTCAACTAACGTCCGATGTTGAGGAAGTCATTGCCAACCGAAAAATTATCACGGAAAAACTTGAAAAAACAGTTGAATGGGTCCCAGGTCAAGTTGAACAAGTGAAGTCGTATTGTATCGCGCCAATTATAGCCGAGGGAGATGCGATAGGAGCTGTTTATTTACTATCAAAAGTTCATTTCTTAGGTGATATTGAAGAAAAAGCAGTAGAAACGGCTGCGAATTTTTTAGCAAAACAAATGGAGCAATAA
- a CDS encoding aspartyl-phosphate phosphatase Spo0E family protein, which produces MQKFILERQINVIRKCMYVMAKHLGYTHPSVVSCSQRLDTLLNRYQEI; this is translated from the coding sequence ATGCAAAAGTTTATCTTAGAAAGGCAGATAAATGTTATCCGCAAGTGCATGTACGTTATGGCAAAACACCTTGGTTACACTCACCCTTCAGTCGTCTCATGTAGCCAGAGACTAGACACTTTACTTAATAGATATCAAGAAATCTAA
- a CDS encoding polysaccharide biosynthesis protein, with the protein MVQRWDMKTFMKGASILTVSAIIVKILSAVYRVPYQNLVGDKGFYIYQQVYPFVGIFIVWTSYGFAVAVSKLLASSRSPGQAKTMMRIAFVYLLLLSLTFFGVLTGFAPFFAEAMGDPQLVALLRASAYIVLLMPFLAILKGNYQANGHMVPVAVSGVGEQTSRVIIILIGTWLAVTSGASLYKAGEIALWGAVIGEATGVLILALYYRRTFIGHAEPVCVWKTVKELTIVSLSVSASSLILLLFQLVDSFTILNYLVAMGISEQTAMVIKGVYDRGQPLVQMGILIATTLALAIVPLIAHHASKTNGRGAVPFIRVTYRTAFLFGWAATVGLILILPYVNEMLFETREGSFALIIFSIQIFWLSLILPLTAILQGAGKIKIPTLLLISGLVTKGIGNVMLVPLYGITGAALASNVGFILITVCLFIYFKKIWSIELAPFRFYGWLFIATLGMVALVLPWMLIGDGYLFDRLPTRISATIIALTSVVIGAVVFLFVILKSRIMEEREWYLLPFGKRLAGIQLRLNQRKGE; encoded by the coding sequence ATGGTCCAACGATGGGATATGAAGACTTTCATGAAAGGTGCGTCTATTTTAACGGTCTCTGCAATTATTGTTAAAATACTGAGCGCTGTTTATCGTGTTCCTTATCAAAATCTTGTTGGAGATAAGGGGTTTTATATTTATCAACAAGTCTATCCTTTTGTTGGGATTTTTATTGTATGGACATCTTACGGTTTTGCGGTTGCTGTATCAAAATTATTAGCGAGCAGCCGAAGTCCAGGACAAGCAAAAACGATGATGCGCATAGCGTTTGTCTACTTATTGTTATTATCACTGACATTTTTTGGGGTACTGACAGGATTTGCTCCGTTTTTTGCTGAAGCGATGGGAGATCCCCAGTTAGTCGCTTTGTTAAGGGCGAGTGCTTACATTGTTTTGCTTATGCCCTTTTTAGCGATATTGAAAGGAAATTATCAAGCGAATGGCCATATGGTTCCTGTAGCAGTTTCAGGTGTTGGAGAACAAACGAGTCGCGTTATTATTATATTAATTGGAACATGGTTAGCCGTTACATCCGGTGCATCACTTTATAAAGCTGGGGAGATTGCGTTGTGGGGTGCTGTTATTGGAGAGGCTACAGGAGTTCTAATACTAGCACTTTATTATCGGCGTACGTTTATTGGGCATGCTGAACCAGTTTGTGTATGGAAAACTGTTAAAGAACTAACCATTGTCAGTTTAAGCGTAAGTGCGAGTTCCTTAATTTTGTTACTTTTTCAACTCGTAGACTCCTTTACGATACTAAACTATCTGGTAGCGATGGGAATCAGTGAACAAACTGCGATGGTAATCAAAGGTGTGTACGATCGTGGACAACCACTCGTCCAAATGGGTATCCTCATTGCGACAACGTTGGCGCTGGCCATCGTACCGCTAATTGCCCACCATGCGTCCAAAACGAACGGGCGTGGTGCTGTACCGTTTATACGAGTGACCTACCGAACGGCTTTTTTATTTGGTTGGGCAGCAACGGTTGGACTTATCCTTATCCTACCTTATGTTAATGAAATGCTTTTTGAAACACGTGAAGGATCATTTGCCCTCATTATTTTTTCAATCCAAATATTTTGGTTATCCTTAATCCTACCGCTAACAGCTATTTTACAAGGTGCCGGAAAAATTAAAATTCCGACCCTGCTACTCATTAGTGGATTGGTAACTAAAGGTATCGGTAATGTCATGCTTGTTCCTCTTTATGGGATTACGGGTGCAGCACTTGCAAGTAATGTCGGGTTTATTCTAATAACAGTTTGTTTGTTCATTTATTTTAAAAAGATATGGTCTATCGAGTTGGCACCATTTCGTTTTTATGGGTGGCTATTCATAGCGACGTTGGGGATGGTCGCACTCGTTTTACCGTGGATGCTGATTGGTGATGGCTACTTATTTGATCGATTACCGACAAGAATAAGTGCAACGATTATTGCTTTAACATCGGTTGTTATCGGAGCAGTTGTGTTTTTATTTGTCATCTTAAAATCTCGTATTATGGAAGAGAGAGAATGGTATTTATTACCGTTTGGTAAACGCCTAGCGGGTATACAATTACGACTTAATCAAAGAAAAGGTGAATAA
- the mazG gene encoding nucleoside triphosphate pyrophosphohydrolase, translated as MHQITVIGLGAGDLEQLSVGTYRSLKEASMIMARTEQHPVISELRSEGIKIESFDEIYEQHDAFHVVYEKIVEALITVSESQPVTYVVPGHPLVAEQTIQLLIEKEKQGHVELDIVGGNSFLDPIFAALRIDPIEGFQLLDGTDFSKDDVKMRQHILIGQVYDAFVASEVKLSLMEKYPYDHPVTIVTAAGSRDEKLTTIPLFELDRETEINNLTTVYVPPVEAREERLKEWATFREIIAKLRSPEGCPWDREQTHVTLKKYLIEEAHELLEAIEHEDDEGMIEELGDILLQVFLHAQIGEDDGYFTIEDVLHSIGDKMIRRHPHVFGDGEVENAEQVVQNWQEIKASETGERQSLLEGQERYASSLLTSFNYQKEAAKVGFDWPNIDGAFEKFEEEWNEFQEEVKMGVKEKQLDELGDVLFTIVNIARFLKLSPEEAMIHANQKFKSRFAYVEQCVQEGKGHFSDYRLDELEQFWQQGKRKENPQ; from the coding sequence ATGCATCAAATTACTGTCATTGGTCTCGGCGCGGGAGACCTTGAACAATTATCAGTTGGGACTTATCGGAGTTTAAAAGAAGCTTCAATGATCATGGCGCGAACCGAGCAACATCCTGTAATCTCAGAACTGCGAAGTGAAGGAATTAAGATTGAAAGTTTTGATGAGATATATGAACAACATGATGCATTCCATGTGGTGTATGAAAAGATTGTCGAGGCGCTGATAACCGTCAGTGAAAGTCAACCAGTTACCTATGTAGTGCCTGGACATCCATTGGTTGCTGAACAGACCATCCAATTATTAATCGAAAAAGAAAAACAAGGACATGTTGAATTGGATATTGTAGGAGGTAATAGTTTTCTCGACCCTATATTTGCTGCTTTACGGATTGATCCGATAGAAGGCTTTCAGTTATTAGACGGCACGGATTTTTCTAAGGATGATGTAAAGATGCGTCAACACATTCTTATTGGACAAGTGTATGATGCGTTTGTAGCTTCGGAGGTAAAACTATCACTTATGGAAAAATATCCATATGATCATCCAGTAACAATCGTAACAGCCGCAGGTTCTCGTGATGAAAAATTAACGACGATTCCTCTGTTTGAACTAGATCGTGAGACGGAAATTAACAATTTAACGACGGTTTACGTTCCGCCCGTGGAAGCAAGAGAAGAACGTTTAAAAGAGTGGGCTACGTTTAGAGAGATTATCGCGAAGCTGCGATCGCCTGAAGGTTGTCCGTGGGATCGAGAGCAAACCCATGTGACGCTAAAGAAATATTTAATAGAAGAAGCACATGAATTGTTAGAAGCAATAGAGCATGAAGATGATGAAGGAATGATTGAAGAACTTGGTGATATTCTACTGCAAGTATTTTTACATGCTCAAATTGGTGAAGACGATGGTTACTTTACAATAGAAGATGTTTTGCATTCCATTGGTGATAAAATGATTCGACGTCACCCACATGTTTTTGGGGATGGTGAAGTAGAAAATGCAGAACAGGTTGTTCAAAATTGGCAGGAGATAAAAGCCTCCGAAACAGGAGAACGCCAGTCATTACTAGAAGGACAAGAACGTTATGCTTCCTCACTACTTACATCATTTAACTATCAAAAAGAAGCGGCGAAAGTTGGCTTCGACTGGCCGAATATTGACGGAGCTTTTGAAAAGTTCGAAGAAGAATGGAACGAATTCCAAGAGGAAGTTAAAATGGGCGTAAAGGAAAAACAACTCGATGAACTCGGGGATGTTTTATTTACCATTGTAAATATCGCACGCTTTTTAAAGCTCTCACCGGAAGAGGCGATGATTCATGCCAACCAGAAATTTAAATCGCGCTTTGCATACGTAGAACAATGCGTACAAGAAGGCAAAGGTCACTTTAGTGATTATAGATTAGATGAACTAGAGCAATTTTGGCAACAAGGAAAACGGAAGGAGAACCCACAATGA
- a CDS encoding RNA-binding S4 domain-containing protein gives MRIDKFLKVSRLIRRRTLAKEVADQGRIEINGQVAKASSNVSVGDTIAIRFGQKIVTVKVEMIKNTTKKEEAESMYALVSEELIK, from the coding sequence ATGAGAATTGATAAGTTTTTAAAAGTTTCACGGCTAATCAGACGAAGAACATTGGCGAAAGAGGTAGCAGATCAAGGACGAATCGAGATCAATGGCCAAGTCGCAAAGGCATCTTCCAATGTTAGTGTAGGTGATACAATCGCCATCCGTTTTGGTCAAAAAATTGTAACTGTAAAAGTGGAAATGATAAAAAATACTACGAAAAAAGAGGAAGCGGAATCGATGTATGCGCTTGTTAGTGAAGAGCTAATCAAATAG
- the yabP gene encoding sporulation protein YabP, with amino-acid sequence MQIQTDSPTYTIPSGDHVVTMRNRKRMDLTSVKSIDRFDQEEFLVRTSQGLLQIHGEELRIVHLDVDKGLLTLEGTVSLIQYDEDDSGSRGFLHKLFG; translated from the coding sequence ATGCAAATTCAAACGGACAGCCCAACGTACACAATACCATCTGGTGATCATGTAGTGACAATGAGAAATCGAAAAAGAATGGATTTGACATCTGTTAAGTCAATCGATCGTTTCGATCAAGAAGAGTTTCTCGTTCGCACTTCGCAAGGATTGTTGCAAATCCATGGAGAGGAATTACGCATCGTACATCTAGATGTCGATAAAGGACTTCTTACATTGGAAGGGACGGTAAGTCTCATTCAATATGATGAAGATGATTCTGGGTCGCGCGGTTTCCTCCATAAATTATTTGGATGA
- the yabQ gene encoding spore cortex biosynthesis protein YabQ, with protein MSLSVQFFSLLAMIGTGIVAAAMIDMIGTGTAHAGKKSFVRRHAVIIEVIGWIIAGCWTFTILYTVRDGAWRIYDPFAQLSGMLLYASFFHKPFRVVGKVILLVIIKPIWLIFRAIVSVINRLFLFIIWILTLLSKPFVSIFRKLNRKLFKIKWR; from the coding sequence ATGAGCCTATCCGTACAGTTCTTTAGCCTCCTCGCAATGATTGGAACGGGCATTGTCGCGGCGGCTATGATTGATATGATTGGTACAGGAACTGCACATGCTGGAAAAAAGTCATTTGTTAGAAGGCATGCAGTTATCATAGAAGTAATCGGATGGATAATTGCGGGCTGTTGGACATTTACAATTTTATATACTGTTCGAGACGGTGCATGGAGAATTTATGATCCGTTCGCGCAATTGAGTGGAATGTTACTGTATGCAAGTTTTTTCCACAAGCCATTTCGTGTAGTTGGCAAGGTAATTTTGCTCGTTATTATTAAACCGATTTGGTTGATCTTCCGTGCCATCGTCTCGGTAATTAACCGTCTTTTTCTTTTTATTATATGGATACTGACGCTTCTCTCTAAACCATTCGTTTCAATATTCCGTAAATTAAACAGAAAACTCTTTAAAATTAAGTGGAGATAG
- a CDS encoding septum formation initiator family protein yields MYNLWSSIDWIVVEGSADMVRKKTKQTPTNIAKIKNEYVRTLQQKEERKKVQKARLYRNLVVFAVIAIVSLGFLLNTFWGQKKTLAAKEQEKQALLIELAEKEEEHVMLKRQLEKLNDDEYIAKLARQEYFLSDKNEIIFSLPKKEEKDKKKDEEKE; encoded by the coding sequence GTGTATAATTTATGGAGTAGTATTGATTGGATAGTTGTGGAGGGGAGCGCTGACATGGTAAGAAAAAAAACAAAGCAAACACCAACAAACATTGCTAAAATAAAAAATGAATATGTCCGCACCTTGCAACAAAAGGAAGAAAGAAAAAAAGTGCAAAAAGCACGCTTATACCGTAATTTAGTGGTATTTGCTGTCATTGCAATTGTTTCATTAGGTTTCCTTCTAAATACATTTTGGGGACAGAAAAAGACATTGGCGGCTAAAGAACAAGAAAAGCAAGCCTTGCTAATTGAACTTGCCGAAAAAGAAGAAGAACATGTTATGCTGAAAAGACAGCTGGAAAAACTTAATGACGATGAATACATCGCAAAATTAGCGCGACAAGAGTATTTTTTGTCAGATAAAAACGAAATTATTTTCTCATTACCAAAAAAAGAAGAGAAAGACAAAAAGAAAGATGAGGAAAAAGAGTAG
- a CDS encoding S1 domain-containing RNA-binding protein yields MSIEVDSKLQGKVTGITNFGAFVELPNGSTGLVHISEVADSYVKDINEHLKVGDAVEVKVMNVGDDGKIGLSIRRAKPESERPQRPQRPRTSGGRPGGSGGRSGGGRPNHNRTENFEQKMARFMKDSEERLSTLKRATESKRGGRGARRG; encoded by the coding sequence ATGTCAATTGAAGTAGATAGCAAGTTACAAGGTAAAGTGACGGGGATCACGAACTTCGGGGCATTTGTAGAGCTACCGAATGGCTCGACAGGCCTTGTCCACATAAGTGAAGTCGCTGATAGTTACGTGAAGGATATTAACGAACATCTTAAAGTCGGCGACGCTGTAGAAGTAAAAGTGATGAATGTTGGTGACGATGGTAAGATTGGGTTGTCAATTAGAAGAGCAAAACCTGAATCTGAACGTCCACAACGCCCTCAACGTCCTCGTACAAGTGGTGGTCGACCAGGCGGAAGTGGTGGTCGTTCTGGTGGAGGACGTCCAAACCATAATCGGACGGAAAATTTCGAGCAGAAAATGGCACGTTTCATGAAAGATAGTGAAGAACGTCTTTCTACTCTGAAAAGAGCGACTGAGTCAAAACGCGGTGGCCGTGGCGCAAGAAGAGGGTAA
- a CDS encoding WXG100 family type VII secretion target, producing MSGQIRMSPAELADKAKRYGRSGDQIDQILKDLTALQSDLRGQWEGKAFQQFDVQFDELTPKVKNFAELMRQIELQLTKTADAVARQDEELSRNFGLR from the coding sequence ATGTCAGGGCAAATTCGTATGAGTCCAGCGGAATTAGCGGACAAAGCAAAACGCTATGGACGTAGCGGGGATCAAATTGATCAAATATTAAAGGATTTAACAGCTTTACAAAGCGATTTAAGAGGACAATGGGAAGGTAAAGCGTTTCAACAATTTGACGTTCAATTTGATGAACTAACGCCAAAAGTTAAAAACTTCGCAGAACTCATGCGTCAAATTGAATTACAATTAACAAAAACAGCAGATGCGGTAGCTCGACAAGACGAAGAATTATCACGAAACTTTGGCCTACGTTAA
- the esaA gene encoding type VII secretion protein EsaA — MKKLNYKLLVFLALMLVLSGGITYLALNQPTKGNVDEDISKMTVALVNEDQGALLNEAEIDFGKEFVKSIEKDNTHDWYVVSRGVAESGLENNAYNMMIVIPNDFSERALSIEAEAPERILLNYKINTSGSAELKAEAEKTASGILNDFNRRIIDVYFASIIGNLQEAQDKISSIVEKETIYTNTYKNAIQNPLSQYTAQFDAVQDNTQHSREGFEGLQEILSMFETNLVNGLKPKEDYLTSLADIAKMHEVNTVSFENFSNHLSVFSNGMSDNELLNQLRELELANKAIYEQFQKQAEGSAPTIVSEAKVIQQYLIETYQKLESFNGDIAKTLANDLEGNVTDRIQKAFEEIFREERGNLESFLVQADNDYRKRIKNQVEELPPINLSELQEFGLSKQTINELKNVTTLTKEYEDEFGFTFDNKDGESPLTKKIQQIKYGLIETGVEVTDTVRIPATKKRGQEFKLLKPANYNVASVHIKLPGKTERNYTRSYYRNGTIILPKNEEGEFGVRVVFKLDAKENEVDILQPISWSWELRQTDEGGIAIPDPEPAPQPDPEVDPEPSPEPVPESELPEEIDAQDEQPFETINLTADEQPEQENIEQDEIEETPMENDEEEEPGIEENEIEIPAVIPDPTPGPMPKPEKVTVTKHMISSKVSSSLTTDATGKLASAAIDTVKEYRELMTLYETYFGVDMKVNHSEFVKQLEGTTDDFATDSSLYKLFNKDIVQLFTDYVVGNITGTINEQVHEQVEGLQRQMLEYTALVKETNDESDDLIQIIGQTSNQASTMNANIESLLGELAQWREKSIELLEEQEGISLGKGDEQVALVSLDGQFNSLLVASQSLAEQAKGNLSSADYVYESFDAIDNQARIIQEGGTTLVNDANTLATNLTEKLIEDQNFANNFAGVLENSRIGERPNENLYSFLSNPVQTKNAGVISAGDTLTPYFLVLISFIVALFTGYALSTNDRIRVQRGAFEEESTLMGMNTPITLLTLGIGLVEGMIIGIVSGKLLQIDPAKLLLWIALITLITLTMILITTYLLRQLKMIGMFVLLTLLGLYLFSTEALGTDFDKLSLAATIRKYSPLQYVESLLTSVVNGIPNNQGMIFILIGLALIAVVANLLVIHRSLWKEGIADEAATETR; from the coding sequence TTGAAGAAATTGAACTATAAATTACTAGTGTTTCTAGCGTTAATGTTAGTCCTTTCGGGGGGGATTACATACCTAGCATTAAATCAACCGACCAAAGGAAATGTCGACGAGGATATTTCTAAAATGACAGTTGCCTTGGTCAATGAAGACCAAGGGGCTTTGCTTAACGAGGCTGAAATTGACTTTGGAAAAGAGTTTGTTAAGAGTATTGAGAAAGATAATACCCACGATTGGTATGTAGTAAGTCGTGGTGTTGCTGAAAGTGGGCTTGAAAATAATGCCTATAACATGATGATCGTTATTCCGAACGATTTTTCCGAAAGGGCTTTATCAATTGAAGCAGAAGCCCCTGAAAGAATCCTATTAAATTATAAAATAAATACATCTGGAAGTGCTGAACTTAAAGCGGAAGCAGAAAAAACAGCTAGTGGTATATTAAATGATTTTAACCGACGTATTATTGATGTATATTTCGCAAGCATTATCGGGAACTTACAAGAGGCCCAAGATAAAATAAGCTCTATCGTGGAGAAAGAAACGATTTATACAAACACATATAAAAATGCAATACAAAATCCTCTTTCACAATACACAGCTCAATTCGATGCTGTTCAAGATAATACACAGCATTCAAGAGAAGGTTTCGAAGGCCTGCAAGAAATATTAAGTATGTTTGAAACGAATTTGGTCAATGGACTTAAACCGAAAGAAGACTATTTAACGAGTTTAGCTGACATTGCAAAAATGCACGAAGTTAATACAGTGTCTTTTGAAAATTTCTCGAATCATTTATCTGTTTTTAGCAATGGCATGAGTGACAATGAGCTGTTGAACCAATTAAGAGAATTAGAGTTAGCGAATAAAGCAATTTATGAACAGTTTCAAAAACAAGCAGAGGGTAGCGCACCAACGATTGTTTCAGAAGCTAAAGTTATTCAACAGTATTTAATAGAGACCTATCAAAAACTAGAAAGTTTTAATGGTGATATCGCCAAAACATTAGCAAACGATTTGGAAGGCAATGTTACGGATCGCATCCAAAAAGCATTTGAAGAAATCTTTAGAGAGGAACGCGGCAACTTGGAAAGCTTCTTAGTACAAGCGGACAATGACTATCGTAAGCGTATTAAAAATCAAGTTGAGGAATTGCCCCCAATCAATCTAAGCGAACTTCAGGAATTCGGATTATCAAAACAAACCATTAATGAACTGAAAAACGTTACCACGCTTACAAAGGAATATGAAGACGAATTTGGATTTACGTTTGATAATAAAGACGGGGAATCGCCGTTAACGAAAAAAATTCAACAAATCAAATACGGACTAATCGAAACGGGCGTTGAGGTAACCGATACTGTTAGAATCCCTGCAACCAAAAAACGCGGGCAAGAATTTAAACTATTGAAACCAGCCAACTATAACGTTGCATCAGTTCATATAAAGTTGCCTGGAAAAACAGAGCGAAATTACACGAGGAGTTATTACAGGAACGGTACAATTATACTGCCGAAAAATGAAGAAGGGGAATTCGGAGTCCGTGTTGTCTTTAAATTAGATGCCAAAGAAAATGAAGTTGATATTTTACAACCTATTTCATGGAGCTGGGAGTTAAGGCAGACAGATGAAGGGGGAATTGCTATCCCCGACCCGGAACCAGCTCCGCAACCAGACCCAGAGGTTGATCCGGAACCATCTCCTGAACCGGTGCCAGAATCAGAACTCCCTGAGGAGATTGACGCACAAGATGAACAACCATTTGAAACGATAAATTTAACTGCCGATGAACAGCCGGAGCAAGAGAATATAGAACAAGACGAAATTGAAGAAACGCCAATGGAAAATGATGAGGAAGAAGAGCCGGGCATTGAGGAAAATGAAATTGAAATCCCAGCAGTCATCCCTGACCCAACGCCTGGTCCGATGCCTAAACCAGAAAAAGTTACCGTAACAAAGCATATGATTTCCAGCAAAGTATCGTCTTCTTTAACTACTGATGCTACAGGAAAACTGGCCAGCGCTGCGATTGACACTGTGAAAGAGTACCGCGAATTAATGACGTTGTACGAGACTTATTTCGGCGTCGATATGAAAGTGAATCACAGTGAATTCGTCAAGCAATTGGAAGGTACTACCGATGATTTCGCAACTGACAGTTCACTTTACAAGTTATTTAACAAAGATATTGTCCAATTATTTACGGACTATGTTGTTGGAAATATTACGGGCACGATTAACGAACAGGTACATGAACAAGTAGAAGGTCTGCAAAGGCAGATGCTTGAATATACTGCGCTGGTGAAAGAAACAAACGATGAATCTGATGACCTCATCCAAATCATAGGGCAGACTTCCAACCAAGCAAGTACAATGAATGCGAATATTGAAAGTTTACTAGGAGAATTAGCACAATGGAGAGAAAAAAGCATTGAACTTCTAGAAGAGCAAGAAGGTATTTCGTTAGGTAAGGGCGATGAGCAAGTAGCGCTTGTTTCATTAGATGGTCAATTCAATTCTTTATTAGTAGCAAGTCAATCATTGGCAGAACAGGCGAAGGGCAATTTAAGTTCTGCGGATTACGTTTATGAATCATTTGATGCGATTGACAATCAAGCAAGAATCATTCAAGAAGGCGGAACAACGTTAGTAAATGATGCGAATACTTTGGCAACCAATTTGACGGAAAAACTAATTGAGGATCAAAATTTTGCTAATAACTTTGCGGGCGTTTTAGAGAATAGCCGTATTGGCGAAAGACCGAATGAAAATCTCTATAGTTTTTTATCCAATCCAGTTCAAACCAAAAATGCTGGAGTCATTTCAGCAGGTGATACGTTAACGCCGTATTTCCTAGTCTTAATCAGTTTCATCGTTGCATTATTTACTGGATATGCTCTTTCAACAAATGATCGAATACGTGTCCAAAGAGGAGCATTCGAAGAAGAGAGTACATTGATGGGAATGAATACACCAATTACGCTCCTAACGTTAGGAATAGGACTTGTTGAGGGGATGATCATAGGGATTGTTTCAGGGAAATTATTACAAATAGATCCAGCGAAATTATTATTATGGATTGCGTTAATTACTTTAATTACTTTGACAATGATTCTAATCACTACTTATTTACTGAGACAATTAAAGATGATTGGTATGTTTGTGCTACTCACTTTATTAGGTTTGTATTTATTCTCAACCGAAGCACTGGGAACTGATTTTGATAAGTTATCCCTTGCAGCGACAATTCGAAAATACTCACCATTACAATATGTCGAGTCATTATTAACGAGCGTTGTGAATGGCATCCCTAACAATCAAGGTATGATTTTCATCCTGATTGGTTTAGCGCTTATTGCAGTCGTTGCAAACTTGCTTGTTATTCACCGTTCTCTATGGAAAGAAGGGATCGCAGATGAAGCGGCAACTGAAACGCGCTAG
- the essA gene encoding type VII secretion protein EssA — protein sequence MKRQLKRASMWSLFICLFMMFPLQTFGEGTTNSDGKMRFKTERIGEKEGVQSNKETELEKIAPDLFKEETIEAIEKKQQELKSEVENLEKILFKTSKITDSSIQDTKKSLFANDYQAPKALAEMDDSEVSEEGISSNVILYGLLGTVILLCGGIFTYMQKVLG from the coding sequence ATGAAGCGGCAACTGAAACGCGCTAGTATGTGGAGTTTATTCATCTGCCTATTCATGATGTTTCCTCTCCAAACATTCGGAGAGGGAACGACAAATAGTGATGGGAAGATGCGCTTTAAAACGGAGAGAATTGGGGAGAAAGAAGGCGTACAGTCTAACAAGGAAACTGAACTTGAAAAGATTGCCCCCGATTTATTTAAAGAAGAAACAATAGAAGCAATAGAAAAGAAACAGCAAGAGTTAAAGAGTGAAGTTGAAAACCTGGAGAAAATCCTTTTCAAGACTTCAAAAATAACAGATAGTTCGATACAGGATACGAAAAAAAGTTTATTTGCAAATGATTATCAGGCACCTAAAGCGCTAGCTGAAATGGATGACAGTGAGGTAAGTGAAGAAGGAATATCGAGTAATGTTATTCTGTATGGCTTGCTTGGAACGGTCATTCTCTTGTGCGGAGGAATTTTTACGTACATGCAAAAGGTGCTCGGCTAA
- a CDS encoding EsaB/YukD family protein, which translates to MPKDTHINVTIDFHDWGGPEYDLRIPAHQPVKQLLVNLVDVLKLDESKMSRCAIKIPTKHLLLTDDDRLIDFKVTDGDRLIVL; encoded by the coding sequence ATGCCAAAAGATACACATATCAATGTAACGATTGACTTTCACGATTGGGGGGGACCGGAGTACGATTTACGTATTCCGGCACACCAACCAGTCAAACAATTATTGGTTAATTTAGTCGATGTATTAAAGCTCGATGAGTCAAAGATGTCTCGATGCGCGATTAAAATACCGACAAAGCATTTACTGTTAACTGATGATGACCGACTTATAGACTTTAAAGTAACAGACGGAGACAGACTCATTGTTTTATAG